One Brevinematales bacterium DNA window includes the following coding sequences:
- the ilvN gene encoding acetolactate synthase small subunit, with the protein MTEIKRHTISALVYNRPGVLARIATLFAARGYNIDSLAVGETENPDISRMTIIVRGDEKILEQVEKQLNKLIDVIKVYEFSKVKHIERDLVLVKVNATNKTRAEIIEIAEIFRAKIVDVSHQTLVLEITGDEDKLSAFIELLRPYGIKELVRTGVIAIARG; encoded by the coding sequence ATGACAGAGATAAAAAGACATACAATATCTGCGTTAGTTTATAATAGACCTGGGGTATTAGCTAGAATTGCTACTCTTTTTGCGGCAAGGGGTTATAATATTGATTCATTAGCAGTAGGTGAGACGGAAAATCCTGATATTTCTCGCATGACCATAATAGTTCGTGGTGATGAAAAAATTTTAGAACAGGTGGAGAAACAATTAAATAAACTTATTGATGTAATAAAAGTTTATGAATTTTCCAAAGTGAAACATATAGAAAGAGATTTGGTTTTAGTAAAAGTAAATGCAACAAATAAGACACGTGCAGAGATAATAGAGATCGCAGAGATATTTCGTGCAAAAATTGTGGATGTGTCCCATCAGACATTAGTTTTGGAGATTACTGGTGATGAGGATAAATTAAGTGCTTTTATTGAACTTTTAAGACCATATGGAATAAAAGAATTAGTAAGGACTGGTGTTATAGCTATTGCTAGAGGTTAG